From Rutidosis leptorrhynchoides isolate AG116_Rl617_1_P2 chromosome 3, CSIRO_AGI_Rlap_v1, whole genome shotgun sequence, a single genomic window includes:
- the LOC139899821 gene encoding uncharacterized protein: protein MRLGGIATSSTDADTRKFAEWIQDIGNGNVGESEDGVFDIEVPEDILITDSIDPIGSMISTVYPEYLLNLSNPQYYQQRAILAPTHEVVDLINDRMMHCLEGEERSYLSSDSICASQRDTDFNSELYNTDFLNSIEVGGLPKHNLRLKVGVPVMLLRNVDQAGGMCNGTWLQVTELGERIIKAKILTGTNVEKITAISRMLIVPTDKRIPFRFQRRQYSLSVCFTMTINKSQGQSLEHVSLFLPKPVFSHGQLYVALSRVTNRQGIKILILDKDNQISNKTKNGVFKEVLQHLWT, encoded by the coding sequence ATGAGATTGGGTGGAATTGCAACATCTTCAACTGATGCCGATACTAGAAAGTTTGCTGAATGGATACAAGACATAGGCAATGGGAATGTCGGTGAATCTGAAGACGGGGTTTTCGATATTGAGGTTCCAGAAGATATTTTGATAACTGATTCTATTGATCCAATTGGTTCTATGATCTCAACTGTTTATCCTGAATATCTTCTTAATCTTTCCAATCCACAATATTATCAACAGCGTGCTATTCTTGCTCCAACTCATGAAGTTGTGGACCTCATTAATGATAGAATGATGCATTGTTTGGAAGGTGAAGAAAGGTCCTATTTGAGCTCGGATAGTATATGTGCGTCACAAAGAGACACTGACTTCAATAGTGAACTATACAATACTGATTTTTTAAATAGTATTGAAGTTGGTGGATTACCAAAGCACAATCTAAGGCTGAAAGTTGGTGTGCCAGTTATGTTGCTTCGAAATGTCGATCAAGCTGGAGGTATGTGTAACGGTACATGGTTACAAGTTACAGAATTAGGTGAAAGAATTATCAAAGCAAAAATTTTAACCGGTACAAACGTGGAGAAAATAACAGCTATATCACGTATGCTAATCGTTCCTACGGACAAGAGAATACCGTTCAGATTCCAAAGAAGACAATATTCGTTGTCGGTGTGCTTTACAATGACCATAAATAAAAGTCAAGGACAATCACTCGAGCATGTCAGTTTATTTCTACCAAAACCTGTTTTTAGTCATGGACAACTATATGTTGCACTTTCACGGGTAACAAATCGGCAAGGAATAAAGATACTAATTCTTGACAAGGATAATCAAATATCAAACAAAACCAAAAATGGTGTATTCAAAGAAGTGTTGCAACACTTATGGACTTAA
- the LOC139899822 gene encoding uncharacterized protein, translating into MSRTKDVFDKTFEFLSVDVVHPNRLGTQIGIELLKDLTLQEIERLLQRNGSSLRSFSFMHVPSYNTRNISENHLIIDELSYDKSTLEVEHSHFITKLTTEKKDAYHKIIKSIEEGMGAVFFLYGYGGTGKTFLWKTLTAALRSQGEIVLNVATSGIAALLLSGGRTAHSHFRIPLQLTDESFCMITPDSNLVELIRRAKLIIWDEAPMVNRMCVEALDRSMRDICRRINPHSMDTLFGGKIVVFGGDF; encoded by the exons ATGAGTCGTACGAAAGATGTATTTGACAAAACATTTGAATTTTTGTCGGTAGATGTCGTTCATCCAAACAGACTAG GAACACAAATTGGGATCGAACTTTTGAAAGATTTAACTTTACAAGAGATCGAAAGATTACTTCAGCGTAATGGTAGTTCATTGAGAAGTTTTAGTTTCATGCATGTCCCATCATATAATACAAGGAATATTTCTGAAAACCATCTTATTATAGATGAGCTCTCATACGACAAAAGTACACTTGAAGTTGAACATTCGCATTTCATTACCAAGTTAACAACCGAAAAAAAGGATGCATATCATAAGATAATCAAATCTATTGAAGAAGGTATGGGAGCTGTGTTCTTTCTGTACGGGTATGGTGGTACTGGGAAAACATTTCTATGGAAAACACTAACGGCTGCATTAAGAAGTCAAGGAGAAATTGTTTTAAATGTTGCGACAAGTGGCATTGCAGCTTTATTGTTATCTGGAGGTCGGACCGCTCATTCACATTTTAGAATACCACTACAACTGACAGATGAGTCCTTTTGTATGATTACTCCGGACAGCAATTTGGTAGAGCTCATTAGGAGGGCAAAACTTATTATTTGGGATGAGGCCCCCATGGTGAACAGAATGTGTGTTGAAGCATTGGATCGATCTATGCGTGATATATGCCGTCGAATTAATCCTCATAGCATGGATACTCTATTTGGTGGTAAAATTGTTGTGTTTGGTGGTGATTTTTGA